A single window of Anopheles moucheti chromosome 2, idAnoMoucSN_F20_07, whole genome shotgun sequence DNA harbors:
- the LOC128299487 gene encoding isochorismatase domain-containing protein 1, whose product MARQLTKLGYLDVKKTLFMLCDLQDKFRPGMKMFDPVIQNTGKLLQAGKILDVPLIVTEHYPEKLGRIVKELDISHAKGVYPKTLFSMMIPEVQRKIDELYGPQGPETVVLFGLESHICLEQTAMDLLNKGYTVHVAADCSVSRTQEDRKFALERLKQYGCFVSTSENIIFKLMRDKQHPAFDKVRHLVRDPSVDTELAKL is encoded by the exons ATGGCTCGACAATTAACGAAACTTGGCTATCTGGATgtgaaaaaaacattgttcatGCTATGTGATCTGCAAGATAAATTCCGCCCTGGAATGAAGATGTTTGATCCAGTGATCCAAAACACCGGCAAATTG CTGCAAGCGGGCAAGATTCTGGACGTACCGCTAATTGTTACGGAGCACTATCCCGAAAAGCTAGGACGCATTGTGAAGGAGTTGGACATTTCGCACGCAAAAGGTGTGTACCCCAAAACGCTGTTTAGCATGATGATACCGGAGGTGCAGCGCAAAATAGACGAGCTGTATGGACCGCAAGGCCCGGAGACTGTGGTACTGTTCGGACTGGAATCACACATCTGTCTCGAGCAGACGGCAATGGATTTACTCAACAAGGGCTACACGGTGCATGTTGCCGCTGACTGTTCAGTATCGCGCACCCAGGAGGACCGCAAGTTTGCTCTTGAACGTCTCAAACAGTACGGGTGCTTTGTGTCGACGAGTGAAAACATTATCTTCAAGTTGATGCGTGATAAGCAACATCCCGCGTTCGATAAAGTTCGCCATTTAGTGCGTGACCCGTCTGTGGATACGGAACTCGCTAAATTGTAA